The Anopheles merus strain MAF chromosome 2L, AmerM5.1, whole genome shotgun sequence genome has a segment encoding these proteins:
- the LOC121591907 gene encoding putative nuclease HARBI1: protein MIFSHFVSDDSSSEEESTVDQTKQRRLLRSVFDPLQLYNQAFKKNVRVSKEIFLDILAEIEPKFPPVKGKGLKPNEILAAALRFLAEGSYQNGTGNDYKIAIVQPTFSVAFAKCLNIIQETLGNKWISLAMEPNEQQDARRYFFSKSGIPGVVMCVDGTHIKIIAPVDDYDQHYNRKGYYSLNAMIICDHLMKIRYVNAKFGGANHDSHIWNVSGMDNFFETKHRSGETAFKLLGDAGYPSKPWLITPKRNPAPNTPEAAFNKNHSLGREIVERTIGLLKNRFRCLLGARQLHYTPLKATQITNVCCILHNMCIAYGLEELSSDE, encoded by the exons ATGATTTTCTCCCACTTCGTAAGTGACGATagcagcagtgaagaagaatcgacggtAGATCAGACAAAACAGCGCCGACTGCTTCGAAGTGTTTTTGACCCGTTACAGCTTTATAACCAAGC ATTTAAGAAAAATGTTCGTGTGTcgaaggaaattttccttGACATTCTGGCGGAGATCGAGCCCAAGTTCCCACCGGTTAAGGGAAAAGGGCTTAAGCCAAATGAAATTTTGGCTGCTGCTCTGCGATTTCTAGCTGAAGGCAGCTACCAAAATGGAACAGGAAATGATTATAAAATAGCTATTGTCCAGCCTACTTTCTCGGTAGCCTTTGCAAAGTGCTTGAACATAATCCAAGAAACTCTTGGGAACAAATGGATCTCTTTAGCGATGGAACCAAATGAGCAACAAGATGCACGACGATACTTCTTCTCAAAAAGTGGCATTCCTGGTGTAGTGATGTGTGTTGATGGTACACACATAAAAATTATTGCACCTGTGGACGATTACGATCAGCATTATAACCGGAAGGGCTATTACAGCCTAAACGCGATGATT ATTTGCGACCATCTCATGAAAATTCGGTATGTGAATGCCAAATTTGGAGGAGCCAATCACGATTCACATATTTGGAATGTAAGTGGAATGGACAACTTTTTCGAAACAAAACATCGAAGCGGAGAAACTGCATTCAAGCTACTAG GTGATGCTGGATACCCGTCAAAACCATGGTTAATAACACCAAAACGTAATCCTGCTCCAAACACACCAGAAGCTGCCTTTAATAAAAACCATTCTTTAGGTAGAGAAATAGTGGAGCGCACGATCGGGTTGCTCAAAAATAGATTTAGGTGTTTGTTAGGTGCTCGACAGTTGCACTACACCCCGTTAAAAGCAACTCAAATAACGAACGTATGTTGCATCTTACACAACATGTGTATTGCGTATGGATTGGAAGAGCTAAGCTCAGATGAATAA
- the LOC121592223 gene encoding putative uncharacterized protein DDB_G0274405, which yields MNNKDARTSRTQYQQMVDELEKVPDIARGMYKGDQTAFWEEMAEHLNALGPPIRTGATWKRVWFDYKCAVKKKLRLNKASLLATGGGPFQQRPLNDVEERVADLTNLKATIEGNAGRSFGNLNDDNNNNNNNNQLLPISIDQLNNGSEAPNNDSEAPNNEQSTITEKAKRKRSRKRQNTEAVLRQNQELLDLMKKNIQAQKESTAALNRGVVILENITDLLKEAAERKSDL from the exons at GAATAACAAGGACGCCCGGACATCGCGAACCCAGTACCAACAAATGGTAGATGAGTTGGAAAAGGTCCCTGACATCGCCAGAGGGATGTACAAAGGTGACCAGACCGCTTTCTGGGAGGAAATGGCTGAGCACCTTAACGCCCTGGGACCGCCGATAAGAACGGGTGCAACGTGGAAGCGG GTGTGGTTCGATTACAAATGtgcggtaaaaaaaaaattgcgttTGAATAAAGCATCTTTGTTGGCCACTGGTGGCGGTCCGTTCCAGCAAAGGCCATTGAACGACGTAGAAGAAAGAGTGGCCGATTTAACTAATTTGAAGGCCACAATAGAAGGAAACGCAGGCCGCTCTTTTGGAAATTTGaacgacgacaacaacaacaacaacaacaacaaccaattGTTGCCAATTAGCATAGATCAGCTAAACAACGGCAGCGAGGCGCCAAACAACGACAGCGAGGCGCCAAACAATGAGCAGAGTACTATAACGGAAAAAGCAAAGAGAAAACGAAGTCGGAAGCGGCAGAACACGGAAGCGGTGTTGCGTCAAAATCAGGAGCTTCTTGAcctaatgaaaaaaaatattcaagcTCAAAAGGAGTCCACAGCCGCGTTGAATAGGGGAGTTGTGATATTGGAAAATATCACAGATTTATTAAAAGAGGCTGCTGAACGCAAATCCGATTTGTGA